The Methanoculleus marisnigri JR1 genome window below encodes:
- a CDS encoding HEAT repeat domain-containing protein, which yields MQKTIERREVREEGNAEIRELIYAMLNGDTYTSLQAIGALGAMGAPVVEPLVRTLLTVDSDARWSVAMALARAGTEAVEPLVGVVLVADDGIKNPAIWALAEIGDRRAVDPLVGTLRTSRSECCRALTAAALLKLGDPAGIAEVEKTFEQSGEGFAGLVMEAFEGT from the coding sequence ATGCAGAAGACCATCGAGAGGAGAGAGGTACGGGAGGAAGGCAACGCGGAGATCCGGGAGCTGATATACGCCATGCTCAACGGCGACACCTACACCAGCCTGCAGGCGATCGGCGCCCTCGGGGCAATGGGGGCTCCGGTGGTCGAGCCGCTGGTGCGGACGCTGCTTACCGTCGACAGCGACGCACGGTGGAGCGTGGCGATGGCGCTCGCCCGGGCCGGAACTGAAGCGGTGGAGCCTCTGGTCGGGGTGGTGCTCGTCGCGGACGACGGGATCAAGAATCCGGCAATCTGGGCGCTTGCCGAGATCGGCGACCGGCGGGCGGTCGACCCGCTGGTCGGCACCCTCCGGACCAGCCGGTCCGAGTGCTGCCGCGCCCTGACCGCCGCGGCCCTGCTGAAACTGGGGGACCCGGCCGGGATCGCCGAGGTGGAGAAAACGTTCGAGCAGTCGGGCGAGGGGTTCGCGGGCCTTGTCATGGAGGCCTTCGAGGGGACATGA
- a CDS encoding SAM-dependent methyltransferase, translating into MENDELVSITQGTLAIMNPTSAEKVLAAGQAAGLREGSRVVEVGCGNGTILALWGREYGISGLGIETREDACTRAEETLRAAGLGDRLSVRCMDARSYVPDEPFDCAIAIGASHIRGGFAATLDALLDLVHDEGTIVIGDRCWRSDRTPPEFAREWPDVLTEYEILGAVREAGLDVAAVVRSGADDWDRYESGIWQSVISWLGSHPDHPGRDFMIDYLHRLQDEYFGYGREHMGWALYVLVPGFY; encoded by the coding sequence ATGGAGAACGATGAACTCGTCAGCATAACGCAGGGAACGCTCGCGATCATGAACCCCACCTCGGCCGAGAAGGTGCTCGCCGCCGGGCAGGCGGCGGGGCTCCGGGAGGGCTCCCGCGTCGTGGAGGTCGGGTGCGGGAACGGGACGATACTCGCCCTCTGGGGGCGCGAATACGGGATATCCGGCCTCGGGATAGAGACCCGCGAGGACGCCTGCACCCGGGCGGAAGAGACGCTCCGGGCCGCGGGGCTTGGTGACCGGCTTTCCGTCCGGTGCATGGACGCCCGCAGTTACGTCCCCGACGAGCCGTTCGACTGCGCGATAGCGATCGGCGCATCCCACATCCGGGGCGGGTTTGCAGCGACGCTCGACGCTCTTCTCGATCTCGTCCACGACGAGGGGACCATCGTCATCGGCGACCGCTGCTGGCGGTCCGACCGCACCCCGCCGGAATTCGCCCGGGAGTGGCCCGATGTCCTGACCGAGTACGAGATCCTCGGCGCCGTGCGGGAGGCCGGGCTCGACGTCGCCGCCGTCGTCCGGTCGGGCGCGGACGACTGGGACCGCTACGAGTCGGGGATCTGGCAGTCGGTCATCTCCTGGCTTGGCAGTCATCCCGATCATCCCGGGCGCGACTTCATGATCGACTACCTCCACCGCCTCCAGGACGAGTACTTCGGCTACGGCCGCGAGCACATGGGCTGGGCGCTCTACGTCCTGGTGCCCGGGTTTTATTGA
- a CDS encoding PAS domain S-box protein codes for MTITEIAKALGANRNSVSKHLEVMQAAGQVEARLVGNAKVYSVTQRIPLSAFLCFTKNLILVLDADLTVVQTNDQCLGGFGRPKAEIVGRNIRDADLPVVSSPEALAVVESLDREQVIADISHRWDDGSESFYQMQAIPTTFEDGEKGCTIVLEDITERKQYIRNTMFLARTAIDLVDLPPGNIYQYIIDRLTELAPGTFAYFFSYDEADRQFVMRAVAGDGFREAFTELLGRDPVGLTLPVARAFDAPFNQTPGSMRSLQEYVLRPELSSWSFYDLCFGGIPEEACEAILTQFGIAKLYTMGLVWREEIFGITGIFLPPGRELENRETIESFIRQASIALARRQTAERLRQSEERFRGMVDSSPFGVALIDRERRFVYVNRRFVEIFGYGPDEAPTVTEWTRLIFPDEGRRQEAIGAWRSDLERSVPGQVRPRTFTVRCRDGTKKTVLSRFVTLCDGTEYSTCEDITEETRAYHLLVADIADLRRREQELLIKDHAIASTRQAVALLAPDGVVTYANATYLALWGYPTEGAVQGSHFSRFWVRPDEILDVIRTVIEGRSWHGEQTGIRSDGATFRVDLLGTPIVSHDGRVLGVMMAATFRRNGA; via the coding sequence ATGACGATCACCGAGATCGCGAAGGCCCTCGGGGCAAACCGGAACTCGGTCTCGAAGCACCTTGAGGTGATGCAGGCGGCAGGCCAGGTCGAGGCCCGGCTCGTCGGCAACGCCAAGGTCTATTCCGTCACGCAACGCATACCCCTCTCGGCGTTCCTCTGCTTTACGAAGAACCTGATCCTGGTTCTCGATGCCGACCTCACGGTCGTCCAGACCAACGACCAGTGCCTCGGGGGATTCGGGCGCCCAAAAGCGGAAATCGTGGGCCGAAACATCCGCGATGCCGATCTCCCCGTCGTCTCCTCCCCCGAGGCCCTTGCCGTCGTCGAGAGTCTCGATCGGGAGCAGGTGATCGCCGACATCTCCCACCGGTGGGATGACGGCAGCGAGTCTTTCTACCAGATGCAGGCGATCCCGACGACGTTCGAGGACGGAGAGAAGGGGTGTACCATCGTCCTCGAGGATATCACCGAGCGGAAACAGTATATCCGGAACACGATGTTCCTCGCCCGAACGGCGATCGACCTCGTCGATCTGCCGCCGGGCAACATCTACCAGTACATCATCGATCGGCTTACGGAACTCGCGCCGGGAACGTTTGCTTACTTCTTCTCCTACGATGAAGCCGACCGGCAGTTCGTCATGCGGGCGGTCGCGGGCGACGGATTCCGGGAAGCGTTCACGGAACTCCTGGGACGGGACCCCGTCGGCCTGACCCTCCCCGTCGCCCGGGCCTTCGATGCCCCCTTCAACCAGACCCCGGGGTCGATGCGCAGCCTCCAGGAGTATGTCCTCCGCCCCGAACTATCCTCGTGGTCGTTCTACGACCTCTGCTTTGGGGGGATCCCGGAAGAGGCCTGCGAGGCGATCCTTACCCAGTTCGGTATTGCGAAACTGTACACCATGGGGCTGGTCTGGCGGGAGGAGATCTTCGGCATCACGGGCATCTTCCTCCCACCGGGAAGAGAACTTGAGAACCGCGAGACGATCGAGTCGTTCATCCGGCAGGCATCCATCGCCCTCGCCCGGCGGCAGACCGCCGAGCGGCTCCGGCAGAGCGAGGAACGGTTCCGGGGGATGGTCGATTCGTCTCCCTTCGGGGTCGCGCTCATCGACCGCGAGAGGCGGTTCGTCTACGTCAACCGGAGGTTCGTGGAGATCTTCGGCTACGGTCCGGACGAAGCACCCACGGTCACAGAGTGGACCCGGCTGATCTTTCCGGACGAAGGTCGCCGGCAGGAGGCCATCGGTGCCTGGCGATCGGATCTCGAGCGCTCGGTCCCGGGCCAGGTCAGGCCCCGGACGTTTACTGTCCGATGCCGGGACGGGACGAAAAAGACGGTTCTTTCACGCTTCGTAACACTTTGCGACGGGACAGAGTATTCGACCTGCGAGGATATCACCGAAGAGACGCGGGCCTACCACCTCCTCGTCGCGGACATCGCCGACCTGCGGCGGCGGGAGCAGGAACTCCTCATCAAAGACCACGCGATAGCCTCCACCCGGCAGGCGGTCGCGCTCCTCGCCCCGGACGGGGTGGTGACCTACGCGAACGCCACTTACCTCGCCCTCTGGGGCTACCCGACCGAAGGAGCGGTGCAGGGCTCGCACTTCTCCCGGTTCTGGGTACGGCCGGACGAGATCCTGGACGTCATCCGGACAGTCATCGAAGGCCGGTCCTGGCACGGTGAACAGACCGGCATCCGGAGTGACGGTGCAACGTTCCGGGTGGATCTCCTCGGGACGCCGATCGTCAGCCACGACGGCAGGGTGCTCGGGGTGATGATGGCAGCGACGTTCCGGAGGAACGGAGCTTGA